In Armatimonadota bacterium, one DNA window encodes the following:
- a CDS encoding cobalamin B12-binding domain-containing protein — MTATKQRIKVVVAKPGLDGHDRGAKVVARSLVEAGMEVVYLGLRQTPEAIVAAALEEDADVIGLSVLSGAHMTHFRRVRELMLQEGIGDRLLTGGGIIPTKDQETLADLGVGKLFGPGDDPSAIITYIQDWVQDHRAQEV, encoded by the coding sequence ATGACAGCAACGAAGCAGAGGATCAAAGTCGTCGTCGCCAAGCCTGGGCTGGACGGGCACGATCGTGGCGCCAAGGTCGTGGCGCGGTCGCTCGTCGAAGCGGGCATGGAGGTCGTCTATCTGGGCCTTCGGCAAACGCCTGAGGCGATCGTGGCGGCGGCCCTCGAAGAAGACGCCGACGTGATCGGGCTATCGGTTCTGTCCGGGGCCCACATGACGCACTTCAGGAGGGTCCGAGAGCTCATGCTGCAGGAGGGGATCGGTGACCGGCTGCTCACGGGCGGGGGCATCATCCCGACCAAGGACCAGGAAACGCTAGCCGATCTAGGCGTTGGAAAGCTCTTCGGCCCCGGAGATGACCCGAGCGCGATCATTACCTATATTCAGGATTGGGTCCAGGATCATCGGGCACAGGAAGTATAG
- a CDS encoding acyl-CoA dehydrogenase family protein, whose product MDFSISEEHQLIWDEARKFAEKRLEPAVQELDEKQEVNLEALRELGALGFLGMTVPEQYGGTNLGAIAYVGVMIELSKVDAGTSVGVSVQNSLVNDTIVKWGTEEQKQTYLPKLATGEWFGCFSLTEGGAGSDPGSLHASAVRDGDDFILNGTKNFTTNGGIADAIIAFFQTDPDKGAKGVSAFLLPSSSPGFKVGKHENKLGIRTSSTTEMVFDNCRVPASCLLGVENKGLNVALTTLDGGRIGIAAQAVGIAEGALEEAVKYAKDRKQFGQRLADFQALQFMIADMATEVEVAKTMLYRTAWMKDQHLRHTKESAITKLFCSEMAHRVCHKALQIHGGYGFMKEFKVERLYRDQRITEIYEGTSEIQRVVIARAVLGD is encoded by the coding sequence ATGGACTTTTCGATTAGCGAAGAACATCAATTGATCTGGGACGAGGCCCGCAAGTTCGCCGAAAAGCGGCTTGAGCCTGCGGTCCAGGAACTGGACGAAAAGCAGGAGGTCAACCTTGAGGCCCTGCGGGAGCTTGGTGCCCTAGGTTTCCTAGGCATGACGGTGCCGGAACAGTACGGCGGGACAAACCTGGGCGCGATCGCCTACGTGGGCGTAATGATCGAGCTCAGCAAGGTAGACGCGGGGACCTCGGTGGGCGTCTCCGTGCAGAACTCCCTGGTCAACGACACCATCGTCAAATGGGGCACCGAGGAGCAGAAGCAGACTTACCTTCCCAAGCTGGCCACCGGCGAGTGGTTCGGTTGCTTCTCGCTCACGGAAGGCGGCGCGGGCAGCGACCCCGGTTCGCTTCACGCTTCAGCGGTCCGCGATGGCGACGACTTCATCTTGAACGGCACCAAGAACTTCACGACGAACGGCGGGATCGCTGATGCCATCATCGCGTTCTTTCAGACCGATCCGGACAAGGGCGCCAAGGGAGTTTCCGCTTTCCTCCTCCCCAGCTCTTCACCTGGCTTCAAGGTCGGCAAGCATGAGAACAAGCTAGGCATCCGAACGAGCAGTACGACTGAGATGGTCTTCGACAACTGCCGTGTTCCCGCTTCCTGCCTGCTGGGGGTTGAGAACAAGGGCCTCAACGTCGCCCTGACCACTCTCGACGGCGGCCGTATCGGCATCGCGGCGCAAGCGGTCGGCATCGCCGAGGGTGCGCTTGAGGAGGCGGTGAAGTACGCCAAAGACCGCAAGCAGTTCGGGCAAAGGCTGGCGGACTTTCAGGCGCTGCAGTTCATGATCGCGGACATGGCAACCGAGGTCGAAGTGGCCAAGACCATGCTCTACCGCACCGCGTGGATGAAGGACCAGCACCTCCGGCACACGAAGGAATCGGCGATCACCAAGCTCTTTTGCAGCGAGATGGCGCATCGGGTTTGCCACAAGGCGCTGCAGATCCACGGCGGCTACGGGTTCATGAAGGAGTTCAAGGTAGAGCGCCTCTACCGCGACCAGCGCATCACGGAAATCTACGAGGGAACCTCAGAGATCCAGCGGGTGGTGATTGCTAGGGCGGTGTTGGGGGATTAG